AAAAACCAATCCTTTTTGGAAGAGAGACGTATAATATTGTTGATGGTTAAAGACATATTGTAGTTTTTAACATCTACAATATAAGGTTCCAGTTCCTCTGTTTCGTATGGGCCCAGCTGAGAAGTCGGGTCCTGCCATACTCCGCCTGTAAAGGTGCTATAGCTCAGGTTCATGGAATAATTGGTTGTCCAGATATCTTTAAACCAGGATTTATTCATTCCAAGTGTTAAATTGATTTCCCTGTTTTTACCGTAATTGGTTCTTATATATCTCAGGAATCTGGTTTTTTCCATGATCATATTACCCTGCTGATCGTAGATGATATTACCGTTTTCATCTCTTTTAGGCTTGGTTAAAATACCCTGTAGAGGAAGCAGGTCAGAAGCTGCGGCATCATCTACCATAGTAAAACTGAGATTGGCATAGAAAGCATTCTTGTACATATAGTTCAGTTCCTGATTATAAAATTTGGCAGCCAGTACAAATGGGTTATTCTGTGTATAATTGTCAGGAGTGAAATACGTTCTGGATGGATTCAGCTCCCAGAATCTCGGTCTTCTTATTCTGCTGGAAAAAGTATAGCTCAGGTTGTGATCAGAATTGATGGCATAGTTAAGGTTCAGGTAGGGTAGCAGATTATTATAATTTCTTTCAAAACCTGTCTTCTCCAGAATATCTCCTGTACTCCTTGTCATTTCATAGCGGGCACCTATTTTTCCGGATAATTTCTCAGATAATTTTCTTTCGTAGTTTAAATAAATTCCTAAAATATTTTCCCTGTAAATGAAATGATTGGTCTGTTTGGAATCCGGTACAAAGCTTCCGTTCTGTAATACATCCTGTCTGGTATCATTATCCGTATTGGTGTGATTATAACTTATTCCCATCAGCCATGTTGCCCCTTTTGCTGTTTTTTTCAGATAATCAATATTGGCTGCGTAATTGTTGATGATCTGTGGCACAGATTGATGCAAAGCAGAATACTTATTATTCTTATCATTGTTCAGAGGAAAACTTTCGTTAAAGCTCACCTTGTCTCTGTTAAACCATAGATAAGAAACATTGGAGGTCAGTTTACTGCCTATAGAATCTGTCTTTATTTCATAATTTAAATTGAATGAGTGATTTCTGGTTTGGGCATCCTCATGATTTACCGTTCTGTTAGACAGTTTCCCGTTTTGCCAGTTCGTCATATCCAGGATTGAATTGAAACTCTTGTTGTATCTCATATTATAAGATAGCCCCAGACTTTGTTTCTTGCTGATTTCATAATCAATATTGAAGCCGCCGCCGAAATTTTTATTGGGATCATCATTGGACCCGTAAGACTCATTTCTGAAAGTAGGATCTCCGTTAGACAGCGTATACTTCTGTCTCTCCGTCCAGCTGCCCATTCTGAAATTAGAATTTCCCGACCATTTCCCCTGTCTGAAATTAAAAGAGCCTCCTGCATTCGGGTTGTTGTAATATCCCTGTTCATTCTGCATTTTCATAGTTCCGTTGTAGCCGTTATTCTTATTTTTCTTCATGACAATATTGATAACGCCTTCCTTGGATTCTACCTGGAACTCACTTCCGGGAACCGTGATCACTTCTATTTTCTGGATATCTTCTGATGGAGTAGATTTCAGCATTTCAATCAATGCCTCAGAATCCATATTTGTTTTTTTGTTGTTGATGTAAAT
This portion of the Chryseobacterium arthrosphaerae genome encodes:
- a CDS encoding outer membrane beta-barrel family protein, whose amino-acid sequence is MKTQIFIAALFFSGLVAAQKKDSLKVNSIEAVNIKKQVFKKQGDRLVYDVAASPIAKGTNTFNLLKQTPMISSIDGKTLKILGKSDAIIYINNKKTNMDSEALIEMLKSTPSEDIQKIEVITVPGSEFQVESKEGVINIVMKKNKNNGYNGTMKMQNEQGYYNNPNAGGSFNFRQGKWSGNSNFRMGSWTERQKYTLSNGDPTFRNESYGSNDDPNKNFGGGFNIDYEISKKQSLGLSYNMRYNKSFNSILDMTNWQNGKLSNRTVNHEDAQTRNHSFNLNYEIKTDSIGSKLTSNVSYLWFNRDKVSFNESFPLNNDKNNKYSALHQSVPQIINNYAANIDYLKKTAKGATWLMGISYNHTNTDNDTRQDVLQNGSFVPDSKQTNHFIYRENILGIYLNYERKLSEKLSGKIGARYEMTRSTGDILEKTGFERNYNNLLPYLNLNYAINSDHNLSYTFSSRIRRPRFWELNPSRTYFTPDNYTQNNPFVLAAKFYNQELNYMYKNAFYANLSFTMVDDAAASDLLPLQGILTKPKRDENGNIIYDQQGNMIMEKTRFLRYIRTNYGKNREINLTLGMNKSWFKDIWTTNYSMNLSYSTFTGGVWQDPTSQLGPYETEELEPYIVDVKNYNMSLTINNIIRLSSKKDWFLGVNYFFGSKVAMEGGTIGSRQSFDLSLKKIIGDWTVVAEVNDLFNQSFYRVEGIQPNGKYNNITNFNYPRLISIGVTYNFGNQKLKNTREMKSANDAVKSRT